AGAAATTTACGCACAAAAAAGAGGAGCTTAAAGCTCCCCTATATTATTTATTATTTTTGCAATTTGCTATCGTCTGGTTTGTCTGCTGCTGGGATTTTTGTATTGTCAGCTGGTGATTTGAATATTGATTCTTTAGAAAATTGCAATACAGCTTTGCCAGATTTTTTGTCATCGACAACTGTACCTGGTCCACCAACGCAGCCACCCATGCAGGCCATACCCTCGATTAGCTTGCCATTCATCTTGCCAAGCTTGGCCATTCTGGCTAGTTTTACACAATCATGTAGGCCTTCTGCCTTTTCGATTTCTACTTTTATGTCTGGATCTATTTCATGGATTCTTTTTTCTACAGCTTGGGCAACTCCACCGCTTACTGCGTAGTACCTACCTGTTGCAGATGCATCCATGAAGTCTTCTTCTACTTCTATTTCTGATGGCTCTATGCCCTTTGCTAAAAGCATACCCAAAAGCTCTTCGTAGGTTATAACAAAGTCTATAACCTCTGCTACTTCTGGCTCTAGAGCCTCAAGTTTTTTGGATATACATGGTCCTATAAATACAACCTCGCAGTTTGGATCTAGTTTTTTCATCTGCTTGCCAGAATAAATCATAGGTGTAGATGATTCTGAGATCTTGTCATTTATCTCTGGGAAATTTTTTCTAACCATAGACTTCCATGAGAAACAGCAAGATGTACCCATAAATGGAATTTCGCCTGTTGGTACAAGCTCTAAAAACTCGTGGGCTTCGTTTAGGGTTGTAAGGTCAGCCCCTAGACCTACTTCTATAACATCATCAAAACCTAAAAGCTTGATAGCTTCTCTGATTTGTTTTGGTGATACATGGGCTCCAAATTGTCCAACAAAGGATGGGGCCACAACTGCATAAACTTTTCTTTCTGATTGGAGAGATTTTATTAGCTGATAGATCTCGCTCTTATCAGATATAGCTCCAAATGGACAGGTTATTATACACCTACCACAAGCTACACACTTATCTTCATCTATTGATGCACGACCTAGTTCATCTGATTTAATCGCCTTTACACCACAAGATTCGGCACAAGGTCTTTTTTGATGATTTATAGCATTGTATGGGCAAGCCTCAACGCACTTGCCGCATTTGATACATTTTTCTTGATCAATTATAGCACCCTTGGCTGTGTATTCTACTGCGTTTTTTGGGCAGACATTGACGCATGGGTGGCCTATACAAGCGTGACATTGGTCTGTGACTGTTACCTTGTTTTCTGGGCAAGCCTCACAGGCAATTTTTATAACTGATACTAATGGTGGATGGTAGATTCTCCTATCAGCATCCATATCAGCAAGACCTTCTGTAATGGCTTCGGTTTTGTCAGCTGTTCTTGCGTCAAGACCTATACACATCCTAAGCCTCTCGCCCATTACAGCTCTTTCTCTAAATATATTTTCTCTATAGGATGCTTCTTCTCCAGGAAGGATCTTATAAACTTCTAATCCTATATCTGTTAGCGGCCTATTTTCATAGGCAATTTTTGCAATCGCCTCAAAGGCCATTCTCCTAATATTTAAAATATCTATGTACGATTCTTTCATTTATTACCTCAACTAACTTATTTTTTATCCTTATCTAGCAGCTTTTCTCTTATCCCTGTCTAGTTTTAGTTTTGCATACATTTTTTCCATTAAAACTTCTGGTTTCGCCTTTGTTATGTACTCATTATCTAATTTTACAATTGGCGATAATCTCTCAGAATTTTCAACCTCATCCATTATGTTTTTATATGCAATTTCGATTTCAGGAGCGTTTCCTAAATTATCTACTTCGTAGGCAACTTCAACATCTTTTTTTACAACCACAGCAGAATCATACAAATATTCATTACCATGGGCTGTACATCTTGCGCAAGAGCATATAGTTAGCTTCATATCTTTCTCCTTTTTTAGTCTTTATATAGATTGTATCAAATTTAACATAATATTTCAATATAGGTCTGGCTTATCGTCGATTTTAATATCTATAATAAAGGTTGAACCCTGACCTAGTTTGCTTTCTAATTTTATATCCATATCCAAAAAGTCTGCTATGTGCTTAGCTATAGATAGGCCAAGGCCTGTTGATTTTACATTTCTATCCCTAGCTTTGTCCGCCACATAAAATCTTTCAAAAACTCTCTTTTGGTCAGGTCCGCTTATACCAACACCTGTATCCTTTATAAATATCCTAAGAGATTTTTCTAAGAGAAGAGAAGAAATGATTATATCTCCATTTTCTACATTATATTTTATAGCATTCTCATAGATATTTGTCAACAAATCTGTAAAAAGTGACCTAGAGGTATAGACCCTAAAAGAAGCTAAGTTATTTTCTACTTTTATAGATTTTTGGTCAGACTTTCTTTTAAACTTTTCTATTATTTTATCCATCTCTTCTTTTACATCTACATAGGTTTTTTCTATAGTCTGGCCCTTGTCATCAAGCTTTGAAATCCTTATGATATCGTCAATCATATCTAGGAGCCTGTTGCCCTCTTCATATATGATTTTGGCAAATTTTTCTATATCATCTTCTTTGGCAATCCCTGTGGCTATGAGCTCTGCATAGCCATTTATAGAAGTCAAAGGACTTTTTAGCTCATGGCTGACATTGGATGAAAATTCTTTTCTCATAAGCTCTGCTTTTCTACTTTCCGAGTAGTCTATGACTATAACAACAAAACCCAGGCTTGCATTTTCACTTATAGGATCTATAAAAACCTTTAGGTGGTAGCCATTTAGGTCTAGGGATAGGCTTTTTGATTTTGATAGGATCTTGGCCTCTTTAACAGCGAGTTTGTAATCTTTGTCATCTATTAGATTATCAAGATTTGTAGACTCATCTTTCAATAAATAGGATTTTGCAGAATCATTTATAAGCTCTACTGATCCTTTGCCATCAAAGACTATAAAACCCTCCTCCATATTGGAGGCTATATTTTTTATCTCCTTGATTTGTCTTTTTAGGAGGGAAATATTTTTTTCTAGGCTGACATTTTTTCTCAAAAGTTTTCTATAGATCTTGCCAGCGTCTTCAAAATCTTCGGCCATGCCATCAAAATCATAAAATCTGTCAAATTTTGATACGCTTTTGCTATATTCGTCTAATTTTTTGTCAATATATATATTATTTGCCAAAAGTAGTAGAAAAAAAACCAAGTACAAAATTAGTGTCGGCATATATATTTTTGTATATAGAGAAAAAACCATAGCAAAAATACTAGCTATGGTTATTGAGATTATCAATGATTTTTTAGTTAATTTATTCATATTTCACCAAATTTATACCCTAAATTCCTAACAGTTTTGATAAAATCTCCTGAGCCTTTGAGTTTTGACCTGAGGCTTGCTATATGGACATCTACAGTCCTGGTCTCCCCCTGGTAGTCATAGCCCCAAATTTTTAAAAGAAAATCATCTCTTTTTATGACATTGCCTATATTTTTCATAAAATATTGGAGCATCTCAAATTCTTTAAAGGTTAACTCTACCTTTTCACCATCGATTTCTACTGTTCTTTTTTTGGTATTCATTATGATATTTTTATAGGAAAGCTGACTGTCATCACTCTTTTTTGAACGCCTCAAAACTGCCTTGACCCTGCTTATAAGCTCAAGGATAGAAAAAGGCTTGGATATATAATCATCTGCCCCACTTTCAAGACCCATGACTTTGTCAAACTCATCTGTCTTGGCAGTCAGAATTATAACTGGCAGATCAGAGAAGGTCCTGATCTCTTTCAGGATGGAAATCCCATCTTTTTTGGGTAAC
This window of the Anaerococcus mediterraneensis genome carries:
- a CDS encoding 4Fe-4S dicluster domain-containing protein, giving the protein MKESYIDILNIRRMAFEAIAKIAYENRPLTDIGLEVYKILPGEEASYRENIFRERAVMGERLRMCIGLDARTADKTEAITEGLADMDADRRIYHPPLVSVIKIACEACPENKVTVTDQCHACIGHPCVNVCPKNAVEYTAKGAIIDQEKCIKCGKCVEACPYNAINHQKRPCAESCGVKAIKSDELGRASIDEDKCVACGRCIITCPFGAISDKSEIYQLIKSLQSERKVYAVVAPSFVGQFGAHVSPKQIREAIKLLGFDDVIEVGLGADLTTLNEAHEFLELVPTGEIPFMGTSCCFSWKSMVRKNFPEINDKISESSTPMIYSGKQMKKLDPNCEVVFIGPCISKKLEALEPEVAEVIDFVITYEELLGMLLAKGIEPSEIEVEEDFMDASATGRYYAVSGGVAQAVEKRIHEIDPDIKVEIEKAEGLHDCVKLARMAKLGKMNGKLIEGMACMGGCVGGPGTVVDDKKSGKAVLQFSKESIFKSPADNTKIPAADKPDDSKLQK
- a CDS encoding cell wall metabolism sensor histidine kinase WalK, with translation MNKLTKKSLIISITIASIFAMVFSLYTKIYMPTLILYLVFFLLLLANNIYIDKKLDEYSKSVSKFDRFYDFDGMAEDFEDAGKIYRKLLRKNVSLEKNISLLKRQIKEIKNIASNMEEGFIVFDGKGSVELINDSAKSYLLKDESTNLDNLIDDKDYKLAVKEAKILSKSKSLSLDLNGYHLKVFIDPISENASLGFVVIVIDYSESRKAELMRKEFSSNVSHELKSPLTSINGYAELIATGIAKEDDIEKFAKIIYEEGNRLLDMIDDIIRISKLDDKGQTIEKTYVDVKEEMDKIIEKFKRKSDQKSIKVENNLASFRVYTSRSLFTDLLTNIYENAIKYNVENGDIIISSLLLEKSLRIFIKDTGVGISGPDQKRVFERFYVADKARDRNVKSTGLGLSIAKHIADFLDMDIKLESKLGQGSTFIIDIKIDDKPDLY
- a CDS encoding response regulator transcription factor; translation: MIYVVEDDKSIRNLVAYALKEKGYEVESFEDGGEIVDLIKKDPCDLLILDLMLPKKDGISILKEIRTFSDLPVIILTAKTDEFDKVMGLESGADDYISKPFSILELISRVKAVLRRSKKSDDSQLSYKNIIMNTKKRTVEIDGEKVELTFKEFEMLQYFMKNIGNVIKRDDFLLKIWGYDYQGETRTVDVHIASLRSKLKGSGDFIKTVRNLGYKFGEI